The following DNA comes from Rosa rugosa chromosome 5, drRosRugo1.1, whole genome shotgun sequence.
CTTCAGTGTTTTCACAAAGTAATGTCGGGCAGTCAACATTGGCTATCCCATTTTATATTTCTTTGGTTCAAGACTTTACAATCAAACGAATGCTCCATTTTCCACGTTAGAATGACTAATTGTGTCTCACATCTAAGAACCATTTGAGGCGGCATCTCAGACTTAAAAAACAATGCATTGACAAGTCTATTTTCATGTTCTTTGAAAAATTCCCTTGCCTAAAACCCTCAAACTTTGATATACAGGGTGAGCTACTTCACCTTAACCTATAAATACCACCTCCAGGGGTTACATTTTCTCACACCAATATCAATATATTCTCTTAGCTTCCTCCACATTTCAATCTTCTCATATTAAACTTGTAAACCATTATcatgggtgtgtttacttatgaAACCGAGTTCACCTCTGTCATCCCACCACCAAGACTCTACAAGGCCTTTGTTCTTGATGCTGATAACCTCATCCCCAAGATTGCCCCACAGGCTGTGAAGAGTGCTGAAATCGTTGAAGGTGATGGAGGTGTTGGAACCATCAAGAAGATCCACCTCGGTGAAGGAAGCGAATACAGCTATGTGAAGCATCAGATTGATGGACTTGACAAAGACAACTTTGTTTACAACTATAGCATTATTGAGGGGGATGCTATAGGAGACAAAGTTGAGAAAATCTCTTACGAGATTAAATTGGTGGCATCTCCAAGTGGAGGTTccatcatcaagagcaccagCAACTACCATTGCAAAGGTGAGGTTGAGATCAAGGAAGAGCATGTCAAGGCTGGAAAAGAAAGAGCTGCTGGTTTGTTCAAGATCATTGAAAACTACCTTTTGGGCAACCCTGATGCTTACAACTAAATCGAACCATGATACTATGATAGTGCTACTGCATTATAGTCTTCGTGTCCCGCTCCTTTTGTCATTGGTGTGgctttgatatttttttttccttttcttttcaacCAAGAGTTTTGGTTTGCATTTCGGTTTATGGCGAATTTTAATGATCATATTGGatttcatttacccaaataAAGAATAAATTGTTGATACTCTTTATACAAACTTATGGTGAGTGATTATTTTTGAATATACTGATCTTAAATTACATCCGTATAATATACAAGTCTCAATGTATAATTCATTTTCCGAGCTAATTATTTATATAACCattgaaaaatagaaaagagaaTAAAAGCTCTAATCTTGGGATTATGTCATGACTTCAAAGTTTATTTCACCTTTACGCGCGAGGCTGCGCGTACGCAAAACCCCCTATAACAAATTATGACATACAGGCTCTCCCTCTTGGGGAGACCTTGAGCAGTACCTCTCAAAGTGCAATGGAGGTCACTAGCCTAGCTAGGCCATGAGTCTTCTTGATCGCCCATTGATGACCCGCCCAGTTAAATATGAGTCTTTGTCTCTTTTTTCTTGTACTAAATGTGGAACGCCTCTGAAACTTTAGATCACTCCTCATTGCCACATCTctgaaatatgaaaaaaaaaatctcaatctCTAAGTCCCGATCCATCTGTAATAAAACTAAGACCATGAGTTTTACACAACAAGTTCACCCCATATGTGCTACTGCTACTAAATTAAGAATGGATTGTAGACCCATATATCAATACTAGTTACTACTGGCTCTTCTCCATGTGTGTTTGATATGCCTCCGATTTACAGCTTGACTGAATCCATGATGATCAACTCATGAGCCAAAACATTTAAAGGGTGATTCCATTTCCAAGACTGGTTTCCAAGACTGGTTGGAAATCTTAAACGTTTCTCCATTGAGTAAATTTTTTTGTACCAAAATTATAACAAGACTTGGCATATGATACATAACAATAACCGAACCCATTACTACCTTATTCATCCGgcacatatttatttattttatcttAAACCGCCTCTTTTATACCCAATTGCACTCTCCTACTGCTTTCAAGTTGGCGATGTGGGACTGTGAATGCTTTTAttg
Coding sequences within:
- the LOC133708900 gene encoding major strawberry allergen Fra a 1.07 produces the protein MGVFTYETEFTSVIPPPRLYKAFVLDADNLIPKIAPQAVKSAEIVEGDGGVGTIKKIHLGEGSEYSYVKHQIDGLDKDNFVYNYSIIEGDAIGDKVEKISYEIKLVASPSGGSIIKSTSNYHCKGEVEIKEEHVKAGKERAAGLFKIIENYLLGNPDAYN